The DNA segment GCCGAACCCAGGAACAAGCCGGTGCCCACCGCACCGCCCAGGGCGATCAACTGGATATGCCGATTCTTGAGCTTGCGTTGCAGCCCGCTCGGCTGTACGTCAGTTGCACTCATTGAAAACTACCCGATCTTTATCTTTGACTGAAATGACAAACGCCGGTCGAAACCGGCGTTTGCTTGAGGCTCAAGAGCCTTACTGGGGCTTGCGGCCCGGACCACGACGCGGCGCATCGTCACCCGACGGGCGCTTGCCGGCCGGCTTGCCCGGACGCTGACGGACGTCCGATGGCCGCTCGGCCACCGGCGTGGCACGACCACGACCGCCGCTGCGCGAATCGCCCGGCTTGCCAGACAGGTTCGGCCGCGCACGCTCTTCGGTCTTCGGCGCACGTGGCGCACGCTCGCTGCTGGCCGGGGCATCGGCCGCAGCCGCCGGACGCAGGTTGCGCACCCGCTCGCCCTTGCCCAATGGACGCGAAGACTGGCGCTGCAGGCGCTCCATTTTCTCGCGGCTCTTGCCACTCATCACCGGCATGGCGACCGGTTTGAGGCCGACTTCTGCCGCCAGGATGTCGACTTCCTGCTGGCTCATTTCGCGCCAGCGGCCCATCGGCAGGTCGGAATTGAGGAACACCGGTCCGTAACGCACCCGCTTCAGACGGCTGACCACCAGACCTTGGGATTCCCACAGACGACGCACTTCACGGTTACGACCTTCCATCACCACGCAGTGATACCAGTGGTTGAAGCCTTCGCCGCCCGGAGCTTTCTGCACGTCGGTGAAACGCGCCGGGCCGTCTTCGAGGATCACCCCGTTCTTCAGGCGCAGCAGCATGTCATCGTCCACTTCGCCACGTACACGTACCGCGTATTCGCGGTCCATCTCGTAGGAGGGGTGCATCAGCCGGTTGGCCAGCTCACCGTCAGTGGTGAACATCAGCAGCCCGGTGGTATTGATGTCGAGACGGCCGATGTTGACCCAGCGGCCTTCTTTGGGACGCGGCAGGCGGTCGAATACGGTCGGCCGGCCTTCAGGGTCGTCGCGGGTGCAGATTTCACCGTCCGGCTTGTTGTACATGATGACCCGGCGCACGTTCTCGCGGGACTCTTCGCGCTTGACCAGTTGCCCGTCGACACTGATCGCATCATGCAGGTCAACACGCTGGCCGAGGCTGGCGACAACGCCATTGACCTTGATCCGGCCCTGGCCGATCCAGGCTTCGACGTCGCGGCGCGAGCCCACGCCAATACGCGCCAGAACCTTCTGCAGTTTTTCGCCTGCGGGTTTTTCGGCCTGTTCGTCTTGCAGTTCTTTTTCACTCATCTGGGCACCTCCCGGTGTGTCGAATCAGGGTTCACCGAGGACCGGCAAAGCCTGTTGCCCGGCGGGCAGTGTGTGCCGCGCCCTGGCGAAATTCAAGAATCGTCTGGCCCTGGGTCGGTTGCCATCGGGCAATCACCGCGTTGCCGGGTCAGAGGGGCGCGAATCATACGCGCTTGTGGCTGGTTACGCACCCATGGTTATTTCTTTTTCCGCCGACCGGCGCCTTTGAGGGTACTCATGCGCTTTTTGGCCAGGCTCAGAATCTCGCTGCGCTGATCCTTGTCGAGCTTCTTCCAGGCCTTGATTTCTTTCTTGCTGCGGCCACAGCCGAGGCAGATATCAGCATCGAACTTGCACAGGCTGATGCACGGATTCTTGCTTGAACTCATTAATACCTCGGCTAGGGGAATGTCTGCAGCAGGGGCCGGGCGGCGATCCGCTTCAGCCCGAAGCCAAGCCCCCTTTCGCAACTAAAGCGGCTCCTACAAGCGATCGCGGTGGGGTATCAAGCCGGTTTTTCCAGCTCGGCCTCGTCGTCTTCCTGGTCCTCGATCGCCGCCTGGGGTTGCTCGCGCAGCAGGTCATCGAAGTCGGTTTTGAGCCCCTGCTCCATATCGTCGAGTTCCAGCAGCAGGGTGCGAAAGCTGGTTTCCTCTTTCGGCGCGGTGTCGCCGTCGCCGACCTCTTCGCCTTCAAAGCTGGCATCGGCCAATGCCTGAAGGTGCGCCGGCACCGGTGCGTCGTCGATGTCCAGCAGCGGCTCGGGCTCCATTTCGCGCAAGTCGGCCAGCGGTGGCAGGTCTTCCAGGCTTTTAAGGTTGAAGTAATCGAGAAACGCTTTGGTGGTGGCCAGCATCGCCGGGCGACCCGGTACGTCGCGGTAGCCGACGATGCGTATCCACTCGCGCTCCAGCAAGGTCTTGATGATCTGGCTGTTGACCGTCACGCCGCGTACATCTTCGATCTCGCCACGGGTGATCGGCTGGCGATAGGCAATCAGCGCCAGGGTTTCCAGCATCGCCCGCGAGTAACGCTGAGGGCGCTCCTCCCACAGCCGACCGACCCACGGCGCATAGCGCTCGCGGATCTGCAAGCGGTAACCGGAGGCCACTTCCTTGAGCTCGAAAGCACGGCCTTCGCACGACTTGCCCAGCAGTTGCAGGGCCTTCTTGAAGACCGGCGGCTCCGGGCGCTCAGCCTCTTCGAACAGCTCGTACAGACGCTCCAGAGGCTGCGGCTTGCCAGAGGCCAGCAGAAAAGCTTCCAGCAAGGGCGCCAGGTCGCGGGGTTCATTGAGGTTCATGGCAGGTTTGCTCTATTCGGCTCGGGCGCGCACGTGGATGGCGGTAAAGGGTTCATTCTGCACCAGTTCGACCAGCGACTCCTTGACCAGCTCCAGCACGGCCATGAAGGTCACCACCACGCCCAACCGCCCTTCTTCGGCGCTGAACAGCTCGATAAAGGGCACAAACCCGCCGCCTTTAAGGCGTTCAAGCACGTCGCTCATGCGCTCGCGGGTCGACAGGGTTTCGCGACTGATCTGGTGGCTTTCGAACATGTCGGCACGGCGCAGCACCTCGGCCATCGACATCAGCACCTCTTCGATACTGACCTCGGCCAGCAGCTTGCGCGCCCGGGCCTCGGGTGCCTCAAGGCGCGGCACAATGATGTCGCGACCGACCCGGCTCAATTGATCGATGCCCTCGGCGGCATTTTTAAAGCGTTCATACTCTTGCAGACGACGGATCAGTTCGGCACGCGGGTCGTCTTCTTCGGCTTCGACGGCCTCGGAACGCGGCAGCAGCATGCGCGACTTGATCTCGGCAAGCATGGCGGCCATGACCAGATACTCGGCGGCAAGCTCCAGGCGCACGCTTTTCATCAACTCGACATAGCCCATGTACTGCTTGGTGATTTCCGCCACCGGGATATCGAGAATGTCGACGTTCTGCTTGCGGATCAGGTACAGCAACAGGTCGAGCGGCCCTTCGAACGCTTCGAGGAAAACCTCCAGCGCATCCGGCGGAATGTACAGGTCCAGCGGCAACTGGGTGAACGGCTGGCCATAGACCCGCGCCAGCTGTTGATCAAGTTGCGCCGGGCCGTCGAGTTCGCTCATCAGGCGGGCTCGGCAAACGGCGTCGGGTCACCACAGCCAATCCGTACGATCTGCGGCTCGCCATCGGACAGGTTGATTACCGTGGAGGCCGAGACGCCGCCGATACCGCCGTCGATAATCAGGTCGACGTGGTGTTCAAGGCGGTCGCGCATATCCTCGGGGTCGCTCAGCGGCAAGCTGTCGCCGGGCAGGATCAGGCTGACGCTCATCATCGCCTCGCCCAGTTGCGCCAGCAACGCCTGGGCAATCGGATGCCCCGGCACCCGCAGGCCGATGGTGCGGCGCTTGGGATGCAGCACCAGACGCGGTACTTCACGGGTGGCGTTGAGGATGAAGGTATAAGGGCCGGGAGTATGGGCCTTGAGGGCGCGGAAAGCCCCGGTGTCGACCTTGGCAAACAGCCCCAGCTGCGACAGGTCGCAGCACATCAGGGTGAAATTGTGCTTGTCGTCCAGTTGGCGCAGGCGGCGGATACGCTCGATGGCGCTCTTGTCGCCGATCTGGCAGCCCAGGGCATAGGACGAGTCGGTCGGGTACACCACCAGCCCGCCGGCCTTGATGATCTCCACCGCCTGTTTGATCAGGCGTGGTTGCGGGTTCTCCGGGTGGACCTGAAAGAATTGGCTCACGGTAACTTCCTGTGTCATACAGCAGCAATCACGGGTTCTTGTTTGAAACGGTTCCATAGCGGCGGCAGATCTTCGGGCAGCGGCCGGTAAATACCGATTTCCGACCAGTGTCCCGGCCCGTGGAAATCGCTGCCGGCACTGACCAGCATGCCAAACTCCCGGGCCAGGATGGCCAGCGTACCGACCTGCTCGGCGGGCTGCATGCCGTTGACCGCTTCGATGGCATGGCCACCGGCCTGGAGAAAGTCGCCGACCAGGCGGCGTCGCTTGCTACGGGTGAAATCATAGTGCATCGGGTGTGCCAGGCTGACCCACGCGCCGGAAGCACGCAGGGTCGCGACCGTTTCTTCAAGGGTCGGCCAGTGTTGCTTGACGTCCCCAAGCTTGCCGGCGCCCAGCCACTTGCGAAACGCCTCGCCACGATCCTTGACGTATCCGGCATTGACCAGATAGTCGGCAAAGTGCGGCCTGGCCGGGGCATTGCCACTGTCGCCCAACGCCTGTTGCACGGCCCTTGCTCCCTGAAGAGCGCCGGGCATGCCCTTTAGTTCAAGTTTTCGGCTGATTTCCTCGGCGCGCAGCCAGCGCCCGTGGTGCAGGCGGTCGATGGCCTCTTTGAGCGCTGGGGCGTCGAGGGCAAAACCGTAACCCAATATATGGATGGTCGCCCCGCCCCAGGTGCACGACAACTCGACGCCGTTGATCAGTTGCATGCCCAGCTCGCGGGCCGCCGTGTGGGCTTCAGGCAGCCCTTCAATGGTGTCGTGGTCGGTCAGCGCCAGCACCCGCACGCCATTTTCATGAGCCCGGGCAACCACCCGCGCAGGGGCAAGGGCGCCATCGGAGGCCGTACTGTGGCAGTGCAGATCAACAATCATGGGAGAGCTTTCGCGGTCTTGGATGTTTGTTATTATGCCGCCACATCCCGCTTCTGGCTGCCATTGTGAAACAATTCATCGATTTCATCCCGCTGCTGCTGTTCTTCATCGTTTATAAAACCGACCCGCGTACTGTCGAGCTGCTCGGCCATCAAGTGTCGGTCGGCGGCATCTTCAGCGCCACCGCGGTGCTGATCATCAGCTCCGTGGTGGTCTACGGCGTGCTGTATTTCAAGCAGCGCATGCTCGAAAAAAGCCAGTGGCTGACCCTGGGGGCGTGCCTGGTGTTCGGTAGCCTGACCCTGGCGTTCCACAGCGAAACCTTCCTCAAATGGAAAGCCCCGGTGGTCAACTGGCTGTTCGCCCTGGCTTTTCTCGGCAGCCATTTCATTGGTGACAAGCCGCTGGTCCAGCGGGTCATGGGCCACGCGCTGACCCTGCCGCAAGCGGTCTGGGTACGCCTGAACATCGCCTGGATCATCTTCTTCGTATTCAGCGGCGCCGCCAACTTGTACGTAGCCTTTACCTATCAAGACTTCTGGGTCGACTTCAAGGTCTTCGGCAGCCTGGCCATGACCCTGGTATTCCTGGTCGGCCAGGGCCTGTACCTGGCCCGCTACCTGAGCGACTCCGCACCTGATTCTGCGACCAAACCCAAGGACTGACATGCTCTACGCCATCATTGCCACTGATACTGCGGACTCCCTGGAAAAACGCCTGAGCGTGCGCCCCGCTCACCTGGAGCGCCTCAACGCTCTGAAAGACGCCGGTCGTCTGGTGCTGGCTGGCCCTCACCCGGCCATCGACAGCAACGACCCAGGCCCGGCCGGCTTCAGCGGCAGCCTGATCGTCGCCGAATTCGAGTCGCTGGCTGCCGCGCAGAGCTGGGCCGAGGCCGACCCGTTCGTCGCCGCCGGTGTCTATGCCCAGGTTGTGGTCAAGCCGTTCCGTCAGGTTCTGCCCTGAGCCGCGCACCTGTCATTGGCCCGATAGAGTAAGTCATGAGCGAACTGTTATTGATTGACGATGACCAGGAGCTGTGTGAGCTGCTGGGCAGCTGGTTGTCCCAGGAAGGCTTTCAGGTGCGGGCCTGTCACGACGGTCAAAGTGCGCGCAAGGCCTTGAACGAGGCCGCCCCGGCGGCCGTGGTGCTGGATGTGATGCTGCCTGATGGCAGCGGCCTGGAGTTGCTCAAGCAATTGCGCAATGAACACCCCGACCTGCCGGTGCTGATGCTCTCGGCCCGTGGCGAGCCGCTGGACCGCATTCTGGGTCTGGAACTGGGCGCTGACGATTACCTGGCCAAGCCTTGCGACCCGCGTGAACTGACCGCACGGCTGCGCGCCGTGTTGCGCCGCAGCCACCCGGTCAGCACTTCAAGCCAGCTTGAGTTGGGTGACCTGAGCTTCAGCCCGCTACGTGGCGTGGTCAGCATCGACGAAAAAGAGA comes from the Pseudomonas sp. StFLB209 genome and includes:
- a CDS encoding DUF1289 domain-containing protein encodes the protein MSSSKNPCISLCKFDADICLGCGRSKKEIKAWKKLDKDQRSEILSLAKKRMSTLKGAGRRKKK
- a CDS encoding response regulator transcription factor — encoded protein: MSELLLIDDDQELCELLGSWLSQEGFQVRACHDGQSARKALNEAAPAAVVLDVMLPDGSGLELLKQLRNEHPDLPVLMLSARGEPLDRILGLELGADDYLAKPCDPRELTARLRAVLRRSHPVSTSSQLELGDLSFSPLRGVVSIDEKEMTLTVSESRLLEALLSQPGEPLDKQELAQLALGRKLTLYDRSLDMHVSNLRKKIGPHPDGRPRIVALRSRGYYYSV
- a CDS encoding segregation and condensation protein A; translated protein: MEVFLEAFEGPLDLLLYLIRKQNVDILDIPVAEITKQYMGYVELMKSVRLELAAEYLVMAAMLAEIKSRMLLPRSEAVEAEEDDPRAELIRRLQEYERFKNAAEGIDQLSRVGRDIIVPRLEAPEARARKLLAEVSIEEVLMSMAEVLRRADMFESHQISRETLSTRERMSDVLERLKGGGFVPFIELFSAEEGRLGVVVTFMAVLELVKESLVELVQNEPFTAIHVRARAE
- the rluB gene encoding 23S rRNA pseudouridine(2605) synthase RluB, encoding MSEKELQDEQAEKPAGEKLQKVLARIGVGSRRDVEAWIGQGRIKVNGVVASLGQRVDLHDAISVDGQLVKREESRENVRRVIMYNKPDGEICTRDDPEGRPTVFDRLPRPKEGRWVNIGRLDINTTGLLMFTTDGELANRLMHPSYEMDREYAVRVRGEVDDDMLLRLKNGVILEDGPARFTDVQKAPGGEGFNHWYHCVVMEGRNREVRRLWESQGLVVSRLKRVRYGPVFLNSDLPMGRWREMSQQEVDILAAEVGLKPVAMPVMSGKSREKMERLQRQSSRPLGKGERVRNLRPAAAADAPASSERAPRAPKTEERARPNLSGKPGDSRSGGRGRATPVAERPSDVRQRPGKPAGKRPSGDDAPRRGPGRKPQ
- the scpB gene encoding SMC-Scp complex subunit ScpB, with product MNLNEPRDLAPLLEAFLLASGKPQPLERLYELFEEAERPEPPVFKKALQLLGKSCEGRAFELKEVASGYRLQIRERYAPWVGRLWEERPQRYSRAMLETLALIAYRQPITRGEIEDVRGVTVNSQIIKTLLEREWIRIVGYRDVPGRPAMLATTKAFLDYFNLKSLEDLPPLADLREMEPEPLLDIDDAPVPAHLQALADASFEGEEVGDGDTAPKEETSFRTLLLELDDMEQGLKTDFDDLLREQPQAAIEDQEDDEAELEKPA
- a CDS encoding YciI family protein; the protein is MLYAIIATDTADSLEKRLSVRPAHLERLNALKDAGRLVLAGPHPAIDSNDPGPAGFSGSLIVAEFESLAAAQSWAEADPFVAAGVYAQVVVKPFRQVLP
- a CDS encoding septation protein A; translated protein: MKQFIDFIPLLLFFIVYKTDPRTVELLGHQVSVGGIFSATAVLIISSVVVYGVLYFKQRMLEKSQWLTLGACLVFGSLTLAFHSETFLKWKAPVVNWLFALAFLGSHFIGDKPLVQRVMGHALTLPQAVWVRLNIAWIIFFVFSGAANLYVAFTYQDFWVDFKVFGSLAMTLVFLVGQGLYLARYLSDSAPDSATKPKD
- a CDS encoding L-threonylcarbamoyladenylate synthase, translating into MSQFFQVHPENPQPRLIKQAVEIIKAGGLVVYPTDSSYALGCQIGDKSAIERIRRLRQLDDKHNFTLMCCDLSQLGLFAKVDTGAFRALKAHTPGPYTFILNATREVPRLVLHPKRRTIGLRVPGHPIAQALLAQLGEAMMSVSLILPGDSLPLSDPEDMRDRLEHHVDLIIDGGIGGVSASTVINLSDGEPQIVRIGCGDPTPFAEPA
- a CDS encoding PHP domain-containing protein — its product is MIVDLHCHSTASDGALAPARVVARAHENGVRVLALTDHDTIEGLPEAHTAARELGMQLINGVELSCTWGGATIHILGYGFALDAPALKEAIDRLHHGRWLRAEEISRKLELKGMPGALQGARAVQQALGDSGNAPARPHFADYLVNAGYVKDRGEAFRKWLGAGKLGDVKQHWPTLEETVATLRASGAWVSLAHPMHYDFTRSKRRRLVGDFLQAGGHAIEAVNGMQPAEQVGTLAILAREFGMLVSAGSDFHGPGHWSEIGIYRPLPEDLPPLWNRFKQEPVIAAV